The Anopheles gambiae chromosome 2, idAnoGambNW_F1_1, whole genome shotgun sequence genomic sequence TACCACTCTCTGTAACGATAGTCTCTGTAAGAGCGGGATGTATTTTGAAGCGGTAAAGCGATGTGTGGCTAGCAATTTGGCAGCAAAACAAGCGGAAACGGCGAGATGTTGGCAAGCGTTACCCAATGGTGCCCACTGTCTTTATGCTTCAGAATACGCTTGCTCCTTCGGCCCGATTGCATCGGGTCGACACGGTTGTAAAACTAGCCTGTAAGCCTTTGGAGACGTGGTTCTGGAGCGGTTGGATCGGCGCTGCGGGCGACATCGGAGAGTCTGAGAGGACCTTTAATGGACCATTGAACGGGTTATCATCCATCATTATCATCCTTTGCAACGCGCTGCCATCACGGCGAGGAGGCTAAAAGCTACGGCCTGCCGCTACCTGGTACCGTTTGTATGCCATCTTTTGGGTGACTAGTTTTAacagcgcacacacgcacacactcggtTCATTCCCTTTCATCAGTAGCAACACACTTCTTTCCTTTACGGATGTCCGCAGTCGTCCGCAGTTTACGATTTCCCCATGCGTGTGTTCGCCTCTCTCCAACACCAACATCCCGCCCTGGTCAGCTAAGCGGTCAGTGTTTGGTCACAAACCGACGttacccgtgtgtgtgtcccatCGTGTTCCGCTTTGCGTTAAGAGTCGGATTAAAGCAAGGTTTCAAACGCAACTGTAAACTTCGCCAACTGCTAGCCACGTGGGGCCCCGTTCCGTATTAATCTGGATCgtgttttcctttctctcttctaTTTTGCCTTCATCGCGCGCCGTCGTACACGCTGTGCAGTCTCAAATACAGGACAAGATCAAAACGATCGAAAATGTAATCGACATGCTGGATGGTATCATAGCGAAGGACAGGAcaccgtcgccgccgccgatgTTGCCTGGGACGACGATGCCACCGCTGGCCACCATTCCGGATCCACCGGCTCCACCATCGCCACCCAGCCCCGGGAACGATGGCGGACGTGCACATCGCAACCCATCACGCTCTCCCCGTCCCGACGGTGGCGCGGATCGTGACCGAACGGACTCACCTTCACCCGAGCGGCTGAAGAATGAAGTCTTGGAGAGTATGCATGCTCGTGGAAAACGCAAACCGACGGACAAGAAGTAAGAGATGTTGCTAGCAGCTGCATAAAACAATGCGTTGTTAACGACTTTCACATTGCTTTTTCTTCCCCATCAGACAATCCGACCATTCCGAgggtaaaaagaaaaagtccCCCTACAACTACGTTCACTACGATCCGGAGGTGCACTGGTGTGGCACGTGTAACGTGTTCCCGAAAACGGCCAGAGAGTACCTGGCCCATCTGCACTCGGAGCAGCACCGAAGCAGGACGACCGTCGACGAGGGTTCGAGCGAGGAGCACAAGAAGAAAGCAGCACCATGGCGTGCGCAGCTCGACACCGACGATACGATGGTTAATCCGGACGCACCGTCCAAAAGGGCACCGATACGGGGTTTACAATTTTTCGTTCCAGCAACGGCCTGGTACTGCAAGCTGTGCAACTACTGGATGGGGGATCTGCATTGCGCGTCCTGGCACTTAAAATCGCAAACCCATGCCGATGCTTACGGAGTAAGTCGATTAGAATTTCACCCACAATAGGCTAATCATTGCTAAATGGTCaacatttctctctctctctctctgtttgctAGAAATACATCGATGGCCATAAAAACTACGAAACTGACTGGATGGCAGAGCGGCAAACTGCGTTCGAAAAGTACGGAGCTTCTGCTGGCAAGGACGCACTAGCGGACGGCGACATTCCggcgccaccaccgccaccgaccGCGGAAGAGCTTCGATTGGCAGCCTCGGGCGCTCCCCAGTCGAACGATGCGTTCGTCGGTGCATCCTCCGCTTTCCAGATTCTACCAAAGAACTCGCTTCAGGAGCACAAGGGCGGAGCACCGTTCGAGGTATCGTCGCCGGCGCTCACGGCAAAGGACGAACCGCAACCATCGAGCGCGTCGAAAAAgtcgaaaaagaagaaatcgCGCAAGGAAGAacggaaggaaaagaaaaagaagaagcgaaCAAAGAAGCGGAAGCGAGCGGCCGCCTCGTCCAGCTCGTCgtcgtccagcagcagctccgaCTCTTCCGATTCCGAGTCCGATTCTGGGTCCGATCGGGAAAGCAAGGAAAGCGATAAGAATGAAAACCCTATACACGCGGCCATGCGTAACATTTTGAACGCGAAGGAGGTGAATGCGCGCGAGGTAATGGCTGCGGCcgcggctgttgctgctgccgccggtaAATCCAGCGCGCCGAACGAACcgggagcagcggcagcaggtGCTGTCGGAACAACGAAAGGTGAGCCAAGTTTAGGTAGGTGATTTTGTCTATCAATTGGCACGGAAGAAGCAACTGTTAACGTTTACTTTGCTATGATTGCAGGCAAATGGACGGTGGTGCATCCAGCgcaggaaagaaaaatgagCGCATCGCTTGGAGCAGCATCGATACCGGCGGCACCGTCCGCATCGTCAGCGGGCACTGCTTCAAACCTCGCTCCTTCGAACGCCTCCAGCCAGAGTGTGGACGACAGGAAGCGCAATGTGCGTGAGGAGGAACGGGACCGAGACCGTGAAAAGGATCGGGATCGTGACCGTGACCGCGACCGAGACAGTAGACGTAGTGTCGATCGGCGCGACCGATGGGGTCGACGGGATAGCCCGGATCGGTACGGCGGACGTGACCGTGACCGTGACCGGGGCAGAAGAACCGATTACCGCGACTATCGTGATCGGCGCGATAGACGTCGCAGTCGTTCGAGGGGACGCCGTAGCCGCAGTGGAAGCGGCGGCCGAAGATTCCGCCGTAGGTCGTATTCGCGGTCGCGCACACCGCGTTCACGATCCCGCAGTCGGTCCCGTACCAGCCGTGGTGGCAGCCGTCATCGACAAATCGAAAAAGCGGTTCCTAACTTCCCGCCCGAGCCGAAACCGACCAAAGCGGAGAAGAAGGCACCGAAGCCGTTTAGCCGCTCGGACGGTGGAAGTTCCACGAGTAAAAAGAGCAAAGCCTCATCGAGCAGTGCAGGCAGCAAAGGAAGCTCTACCGAGAAGGGTAGCGCGCCCAAGAAGCTTCCCTTTATTGGCCGCATGCCTGTGTTTAAAAAGCAGCAGGCAGACAACGCGAAGAAGGAAGAagcggcagcagctgcagctgtggCGACAGTTCCAACGGCCGAGGAAAGCAATGAGGCTGGAGCTGTGCTTGAGCAGCAAACCGAAATGGTTTCCGCGCAGCTCCACGAGTCAATGGGCGGTGGCTTTGCTTCGGATAATGCCACCGAAGCGGCGGCGGCAACGTTAGCCATGATGCAGGGCCAGGAGGGCGTGTATGATCCGCAGCAAATCGCACAAACCGCAGGAACCGACGCGTACCAGTATGCGAATCTCGAACTGGGCGAAACGGTCACACCGCAAGACATGGACTTGGTCAGTGCGGAGGAGCAAATGGGTGAGGCGGAGATGGTGGTGGACCAGGGGGAGAGTAATGCCGAAGACAGCACGACGCTTGCCACCGACAGCGCCCTGCAGGAGGACCCGGATGCGTACGTTTCGGCCGATGGGCAAGTGCCGTTGCCGAAAGATTTCCAAGAAGCGCTCGACATCATTTACGATGGTGGCGACAAGCCGAAGCGTGCGGATGTGATTGCCAAggaggcagcggcggcggcagcagctgcggcagcggcagccaaGCCGCCAGAGATGGTGCCGGATCCGCACGAGCAATCGGGTGCGATGGTACCGggaatggtgatgatgatggaccACGATCAGCCCCACATGATCGTGCCGGAAGCGATCGACATGTACAACCAGCAGTACGCACTACAGTATGGTATGCATCCGGCCGAGTACATGGCAGCGGCAGGGGCGGCAGCTGTTCATGGCATGATGACAATGGGGCACGGTGTCGTACCTACCGAGATGCATTACGTGGAGGACGAGTCGCAGAACCAGCCGCTGGACAATATGATGTACGGTGCAATGCATGCTGCCTCGAATGCGGCCGCAATGatgcaccatcatcagcaaaTGGTGGCCGCCGGTGCACTGGATCCCAACGCGGCCGCTTACGCCATGGCAATGGCAGCCGGTGGTGGTTATACGCCGGAGATGATGGCCATGCATCATCAAGCAGCGGGTGGTGTTACGGAGGGTCAGCCAATGATGGACCCGTCCGTTTCAGCAGCGTTGTATGCTACTGATGGTTCGGCGGCACAGGAGTCGGGTACCGTTGAAACCACCACACAAGAAACTACTGGACAAGAGCATGCACAGCAACaggaacaaaaagaagaacatgAACAGGGAGCAATACAAGAACAAGAAAAGGAACAAGAACAGTCATctgaacaagaaaaagaactTTCTCCAGAGCATGAACATGAGCCAGAAAGAGAAGAGGTACAGGAAGATAAACTGGAACAGGAGTATAACCAGGAGCAAGATCGTCCTGTTGAAAATTTCGAATCAGAATCGACACAACAATTGGAGGACAGCGATACCCCACAGGACAATATTGTTGAGGAAACGGATATGCCTAGCAGCGCCAATGAAGAGTCAGTTGAGGCCGAGCAAGTAGAACAGGAACCAGTAGAAGAAGGCTATGCTTACCTGGAGCATGAGCAGCAAGAGGTAGAAGAAGGTTACTCCTATCCCGAGCACGAACAGGAAGCAGTAGAAGAAGAGTACACGTACTCGGAACACGTGCAGCACGTGGTAGAGGAGGCCCCGGTTTCCGACAATGATGGCGAAGCATGTGTAGTTATGccggaaggagaagaagaatacGTTGAAGAATCGATGCAATCGAACGACAACTACGAGCAACCCGCTTCGGAGGAACCGTGTGATGCAGAGGAAGAGGAGGcggaggaggtggaggaggtggtgTATTCGAATGAAAACTTCGATCAAATGGGATCCGACGAGAATGGTGTAGCGCAGGAGCAACAGTACGAACAAGGTGGGCCGATGCAGTCGACCCAATCCTTGCTGGACAGTATGATGGCCGCTGCCATGGGCGACTACATAGAAGAGGAGGTGACCGAAGACCAGTCGCAAGATTAGTAGTAGCGCATGTTATGAtagcattcacacacacacacaataggaAAGCAAATGTTGAACAGCATCAACTTGAATTGTTTATACACCTTTTCAGTCAATTTTAAACTTTGATTTTGCACATGCAGCTGCATACGGTGTACATGGGACAAAtggtaaatttaataaaagtaCTGCTTACCAAATGCGCATGagtttttgtgatttttgttgTGAATTTAATTCTAGTTTACGAAATGTTTGTTTCCCGCAACGGAATGGTTGAATATTAACCAAGGTATATACATGCATGAAGCACCCTTTTCTGTTAGTACCTTGACTCGACACTTGCTTTCACCAATACTACTGCATTCTGCattaaacgtcaaaacaatCCACAAGCCGAAAGCGCTTGTTTCGTGTGAAAGAGATTGTGAAGAATTTAGTGAAATTGTGCGTAATTACTAATAGTAAACCAATCACACAGCGCATAGGGCTAGTGTACATTCGTTTTAGAGTCGTTTTAGACCGGAGTTTGTAAGGAATTAAGTTTATCAGtatcacaacaacagcaacatggCTGACGCAGCAGCACGACAGCTACAGTACGAGTACAAGGCGGTAAGTTGTGAAATGGGTCGTGTTATTTGGATGCTTCGTCCCAAAATGCCTACAACATCTGGATTCTCCATCGTCCGCAGAACTCAAACCTTGTGCTTCAAGCGGATGTGCGCCTCATCGAGCGTCCTCGGCGTGATGAGGCAACGGGCGAGGTAATTTCGCTCGTTGGCAAGCTCGACGGTACCCGGATGGGGGACCGGGCGCAGCGCAGCAAGCCGGAGAAAACGGAAGAGCGTAAAGCGAAGCGGCAGAAGCGCGACGAGGCCCAGTACGACTTTAACAGCATGAAAGGCGCAACGTTGCTTTCCGAAGGTATCGACGAGATGGTCGGCATCGTGTATCGGCCAAAGACGCAGGAAACGCGCCAAACGTACGAGGTGCTGCTCAGCTTCATCCAAGAAGCGATCGGCGACCAGCCGCGCGACATTTTGCGCGGTGCGGCGGATGAAATTTTGGCCGTGCTGAAGAACGATCGTATGAAGGAGCGTGAAAAGAAGCGCGAAATCGACGGTTTGCTGGGCAGTGTGGCGGATGAACGGTTCGCGCTGCTGGTGAATCTGGGCAAGAAGATTACGGACTTTGGTTCGGATGCGGCCACTGCCATCGGTGGTGCGGGACAGGCCGGTCCGGGAGGGGACGAACCGATCGATGAAACGTACGGCATTAACGTGCGGTTCGAAGAGTCGGAGGAAGAGTCGGACGAGGATAAGTATGGAGAGGTGCGCGAAGACGATGGGCAGGACGAGGGCGAGGAGGCCCGGGACGATGGTATTCTGCATGCGGAAAACCTGGGCGGCGGAGAGGATATGAACAAGAAGGAGAAAGCGCTTGATCCGCGCGACATCGATGCGCACTGGCTGCAGCGTTGCTTGCGCAAGTACTACAACGATTCAATGATGTCCCAGGCGAAAGCGCTCGAGGTGTTGAGCGTGCTGAAGGAGTCGGGCGACGATCGGGAGTGTGAGAaccagctggtgctgctgctgggctaCGACTGTTTCGATTTCATCAAACAGTTGAAGAAGAACCGACAAATGATCCTGTACTGTACGATGCTGGCGCAGTCGCAGAGCGAGAGCGATCGGGCGAAGCTGCGCGATCGTATGAAGTCGGATGCGGCACTGGCGAAGATCTTGCGCCAGCTCGATACAGGCAAGCAGGAAGCGCAAGAAGCACGCGACTATGCCAACGGTGGTGGAGCGGATGGATCGGATACAAAAACTTCGCTTCGATCGCGTCGCGAGCGGGCCATGGACGAAGGCGCCATGGACGACATGGACGTACACGTGGGCGGTGCTGCCGAACGGACGGCCCCGGTAGGGGGGACCATTTTGGGCAACCGAACCGTGCTGGAGCTGGACGAGCTGGCATTCACTCAAGGCTCGCATCTGATGGCCAACAAACGCTGCCAGCTGCCGGACGGATCGTTCCGCAAGCAACGCAAGGGCTACGAAGAGGTGCACGTGCCCGCCCTTAAACCGCGCCCGTTCGACGAAGACGAGGAGCTGATCGCCATCGAGAAGCTGCCGAAGTACGTGCAGCCAGTGTTTAACGGGTTCAAGACGCTGAACCGCATACAGAGCCGGCTGTACAAGAGCGCACTGGAGAGCGACGAAAATCTGCTGCTCTGCGCACCCACCGGCGCTGGTAAGACGAACGTGGCCCTGCTCACGATGATGCGCGAGATCGGCAAGCACATCAACGACGACGGTACGATCAATGTGGACGAGTTTAAGATCATCTACATTGCTCCGATGCGATCGCTGGTGCAGGAAATGGTGGGCAACTTTGGCCGGCGGCTGGCGACGTACAATCTCACGGTGGCGGAGTTGACGGGCGACCATCAGCTGAGCCGGGAGCAGATTGCGGCGACACAGGTCATCGTGTGCACGCCGGAAAAGTGGGACATTATCACGCGCAAAGGAGGCGAGAAGACGTACACGCAGTTTGTGCGTTTGGTGATTATTGATGAAATCCATCTGCTGCACGATGAGCGTGGTCCCGTGCTGGAGGCGCTCGTCGCCCGAACGATCCGGAACATCGAAACGACGCAGGAAGATGTGCGCCTTGTCGGTCTTTCGGCCACACTGCCCAACTACCAGGATGTGTCGACGTTCTTGCGCGTTCGCCCGGAAACGGGATTGTTCTACTTTGACAACAGCTACCGACCGGTCGCCCTCGAGCAGCAGTACATCGGTGTGACGGAGAAGAAGGCACTGAAGCGGTTCCAGGTGATGAACGACATCGTGTACGAGAAGGTGATGGAGCATGCGGGCCGCAACCAGGTGCTGGTGTTTGTGCATTCGCGCAAAGAGACGGGCAAGACGGCACGCGCCATCCGCGACATGTGCCTCGAGAAGGACACGCTCGGGACGTTTCTGCGCGACGGGTCGGCCAGCATGGAGGTGTTACGGTCCGAGGCGGAGCAGGTGAAAAACCAAGAGCTGAAGGATTTGCTGCCGTACGGATTTGCGATCCATCACGCCGGCATGACGCGCGTTGACCGTACGCTGGTGGAGGATCTGTTTGCCGATCGACACATCCAGGTGCTGGTGTCGACTGCGACCCTTGCGTGGGGTGTGAATCTGCCGGCCCACACCGTCATCATCAAGGGCACCCAGGTGTACAATCCGGAGAAGGGCCGCTGGGTCGAGCTGGGCGCACTGGACGTGCTGCAGATGCTGGGTCGTGCCGGTCGGCCCCAGTACGACACGAAGGGTGAAGGTATTCTCATCACCAACCACAGCGAGCTGCAGTACTATCTCTCGCTGCTGAACCAGCAGCTGCCGATCGAATCGCAGCTCATCTCCAAGCTGCCGGACATGCTGAACGCCGAGATTGTGCTCGGTACGGTGCAGAACGTCAAGGATGCCGTCACTTGGCTCGGCTACACGTATCTCTACATCCGGATGCTGCGCCAACCGACCCTGTACGGCGTGTCGATCGATGCGGTGAAGGAGGATCCGCTGCTCGAGCAGTTCCGCGCGGATCTCATCCACACGGCAGCACTGCACCTGGAGCGCAGCGGTCTGATCAAGTACGATCGCAAGAGCGGCCACCTGCAGGTGACGGAAGTCGGTCGCATTGCGTCGCACTACTACTGCACGCACGATACGATGCTCACGTACCACCAGCTGCTGAAGCCCACGCTCAGCGAGATCGAACTGTTCCGCGTGTTCTCCCTGTCCGGGGAGTTCCGCAACATTACCGTGCGCGAGGAGGAAAAGCTCGAGCTGCAGAAGCTGATGGAGCGCGTGCCGATCCCGATCAAGGAGAGCATGGAAGAGCCGAGCGCCAAGGTGAACGTGTTGCTGCAAGCGTACATCTCGCAGCTGAAGCTGGAAGGATTCGCCCTGATGGCCGACATGGTGTACGTTACGCAGTCGGCGTCGCGGCTTTTGCGCGCCATCTTCGAAATCGTGCTGCACCGCGGCTGGGCCCAGCTGGCCGACAAGTGTCTGACGCTCTGCAAGATGATTGACCGGCGCATGTGGCAAAGCATGTCCCCGCTGCGACAGTTCCGCAAAATGCCCGAGGAGATTGTGAAGAAGATCGAGAAGAAAAACTTCCCCTGGGAACGGCTGTACGATCTGGAGGCGAACGAAATCGGCGAGCTGATCCGGGTGCCCAAGCTGGGCAA encodes the following:
- the LOC1281660 gene encoding zinc finger matrin-type protein CG9776 isoform X1, whose translation is MEKQDDYKSRKSPAEKGSKKKSDRKSRSRSRSRSASRADKRRSHSRSPNYRRRHGRQRSRSPPMYRPRRRSPDRGPPMRRHGRRGRRSRSPGMGGRGGGGVGGGGGGVGGGGMQMGMMVGDPSGAYMMQGTMYDPSCYGAYANNGAYMGGYGGYDYGMVQGGYGTATMMDPSQAMMMGGVATEWDHPAPVQPVVQETEEEKRKREAAITFELLNQRAALKKQRDDYKQRAKALKRELKTLKEQRSDLCSGREPPSPTSNVFIKENDKLQSQIQDKIKTIENVIDMLDGIIAKDRTPSPPPMLPGTTMPPLATIPDPPAPPSPPSPGNDGGRAHRNPSRSPRPDGGADRDRTDSPSPERLKNEVLESMHARGKRKPTDKKQSDHSEGKKKKSPYNYVHYDPEVHWCGTCNVFPKTAREYLAHLHSEQHRSRTTVDEGSSEEHKKKAAPWRAQLDTDDTMVNPDAPSKRAPIRGLQFFVPATAWYCKLCNYWMGDLHCASWHLKSQTHADAYGKYIDGHKNYETDWMAERQTAFEKYGASAGKDALADGDIPAPPPPPTAEELRLAASGAPQSNDAFVGASSAFQILPKNSLQEHKGGAPFEVSSPALTAKDEPQPSSASKKSKKKKSRKEERKEKKKKKRTKKRKRAAASSSSSSSSSSSDSSDSESDSGSDRESKESDKNENPIHAAMRNILNAKEVNAREVMAAAAAVAAAAGKSSAPNEPGAAAAGAVGTTKGEPSLGKWTVVHPAQERKMSASLGAASIPAAPSASSAGTASNLAPSNASSQSVDDRKRNVREEERDRDREKDRDRDRDRDRDSRRSVDRRDRWGRRDSPDRYGGRDRDRDRGRRTDYRDYRDRRDRRRSRSRGRRSRSGSGGRRFRRRSYSRSRTPRSRSRSRSRTSRGGSRHRQIEKAVPNFPPEPKPTKAEKKAPKPFSRSDGGSSTSKKSKASSSSAGSKGSSTEKGSAPKKLPFIGRMPVFKKQQADNAKKEEAAAAAAVATVPTAEESNEAGAVLEQQTEMVSAQLHESMGGGFASDNATEAAAATLAMMQGQEGVYDPQQIAQTAGTDAYQYANLELGETVTPQDMDLVSAEEQMGEAEMVVDQGESNAEDSTTLATDSALQEDPDAYVSADGQVPLPKDFQEALDIIYDGGDKPKRADVIAKEAAAAAAAAAAAAKPPEMVPDPHEQSGAMVPGMVMMMDHDQPHMIVPEAIDMYNQQYALQYGMHPAEYMAAAGAAAVHGMMTMGHGVVPTEMHYVEDESQNQPLDNMMYGAMHAASNAAAMMHHHQQMVAAGALDPNAAAYAMAMAAGGGYTPEMMAMHHQAAGGVTEGQPMMDPSVSAALYATDGSAAQESGTVETTTQETTGQEHAQQQEQKEEHEQGAIQEQEKEQEQSSEQEKELSPEHEHEPEREEVQEDKLEQEYNQEQDRPVENFESESTQQLEDSDTPQDNIVEETDMPSSANEESVEAEQVEQEPVEEGYAYLEHEQQEVEEGYSYPEHEQEAVEEEYTYSEHVQHVVEEAPVSDNDGEACVVMPEGEEEYVEESMQSNDNYEQPASEEPCDAEEEEAEEVEEVVYSNENFDQMGSDENGVAQEQQYEQGGPMQSTQSLLDSMMAAAMGDYIEEEVTEDQSQD
- the LOC1281660 gene encoding zinc finger matrin-type protein CG9776 isoform X2; this encodes MEKQDDYKSRKSPAEKGSKKKSDRKSRSRSRSRSASRADKRRSHSRSPNYRRRHGRQRSRSPPMYRPRRRSPDRGPPMRRHGRRGRRSRSPGMGGRGGGGVGGGGGGVGGGGMQMGMMVGDPSGAYMMQGTMYDPSCYGAYANNGAYMGGYGGYDYGMVQGGYGTATMMDPSQAMMMGGVATEWDHPAPVQPVVQETEEEKRKREAAITFELLNQRAALKKQRDDYKQRAKALKRELKTLKEQRSDLCSGREPPSPTSNVFIKENDKLQSQIQDKIKTIENVIDMLDGIIAKDRTPSPPPMLPGTTMPPLATIPDPPAPPSPPSPGNDGGRAHRNPSRSPRPDGGADRDRTDSPSPERLKNEVLESMHARGKRKPTDKKQSDHSEGKKKKSPYNYVHYDPEVHWCGTCNVFPKTAREYLAHLHSEQHRSRTTVDEGSSEEHKKKAAPWRAQLDTDDTMVNPDAPSKRAPIRGLQFFVPATAWYCKLCNYWMGDLHCASWHLKSQTHADAYGKYIDGHKNYETDWMAERQTAFEKYGASAGKDALADGDIPAPPPPPTAEELRLAASGAPQSNDAFVGASSAFQILPKNSLQEHKGGAPFEVSSPALTAKDEPQPSSASKKSKKKKSRKEERKEKKKKKRTKKRKRAAASSSSSSSSSSSDSSDSESDSGSDRESKESDKNENPIHAAMRNILNAKEVNAREVMAAAAAVAAAAGKSSAPNEPGAAAAGAVGTTKGKWTVVHPAQERKMSASLGAASIPAAPSASSAGTASNLAPSNASSQSVDDRKRNVREEERDRDREKDRDRDRDRDRDSRRSVDRRDRWGRRDSPDRYGGRDRDRDRGRRTDYRDYRDRRDRRRSRSRGRRSRSGSGGRRFRRRSYSRSRTPRSRSRSRSRTSRGGSRHRQIEKAVPNFPPEPKPTKAEKKAPKPFSRSDGGSSTSKKSKASSSSAGSKGSSTEKGSAPKKLPFIGRMPVFKKQQADNAKKEEAAAAAAVATVPTAEESNEAGAVLEQQTEMVSAQLHESMGGGFASDNATEAAAATLAMMQGQEGVYDPQQIAQTAGTDAYQYANLELGETVTPQDMDLVSAEEQMGEAEMVVDQGESNAEDSTTLATDSALQEDPDAYVSADGQVPLPKDFQEALDIIYDGGDKPKRADVIAKEAAAAAAAAAAAAKPPEMVPDPHEQSGAMVPGMVMMMDHDQPHMIVPEAIDMYNQQYALQYGMHPAEYMAAAGAAAVHGMMTMGHGVVPTEMHYVEDESQNQPLDNMMYGAMHAASNAAAMMHHHQQMVAAGALDPNAAAYAMAMAAGGGYTPEMMAMHHQAAGGVTEGQPMMDPSVSAALYATDGSAAQESGTVETTTQETTGQEHAQQQEQKEEHEQGAIQEQEKEQEQSSEQEKELSPEHEHEPEREEVQEDKLEQEYNQEQDRPVENFESESTQQLEDSDTPQDNIVEETDMPSSANEESVEAEQVEQEPVEEGYAYLEHEQQEVEEGYSYPEHEQEAVEEEYTYSEHVQHVVEEAPVSDNDGEACVVMPEGEEEYVEESMQSNDNYEQPASEEPCDAEEEEAEEVEEVVYSNENFDQMGSDENGVAQEQQYEQGGPMQSTQSLLDSMMAAAMGDYIEEEVTEDQSQD
- the LOC1281660 gene encoding zinc finger matrin-type protein CG9776 isoform X3, producing the protein MLDGIIAKDRTPSPPPMLPGTTMPPLATIPDPPAPPSPPSPGNDGGRAHRNPSRSPRPDGGADRDRTDSPSPERLKNEVLESMHARGKRKPTDKKQSDHSEGKKKKSPYNYVHYDPEVHWCGTCNVFPKTAREYLAHLHSEQHRSRTTVDEGSSEEHKKKAAPWRAQLDTDDTMVNPDAPSKRAPIRGLQFFVPATAWYCKLCNYWMGDLHCASWHLKSQTHADAYGKYIDGHKNYETDWMAERQTAFEKYGASAGKDALADGDIPAPPPPPTAEELRLAASGAPQSNDAFVGASSAFQILPKNSLQEHKGGAPFEVSSPALTAKDEPQPSSASKKSKKKKSRKEERKEKKKKKRTKKRKRAAASSSSSSSSSSSDSSDSESDSGSDRESKESDKNENPIHAAMRNILNAKEVNAREVMAAAAAVAAAAGKSSAPNEPGAAAAGAVGTTKGEPSLGKWTVVHPAQERKMSASLGAASIPAAPSASSAGTASNLAPSNASSQSVDDRKRNVREEERDRDREKDRDRDRDRDRDSRRSVDRRDRWGRRDSPDRYGGRDRDRDRGRRTDYRDYRDRRDRRRSRSRGRRSRSGSGGRRFRRRSYSRSRTPRSRSRSRSRTSRGGSRHRQIEKAVPNFPPEPKPTKAEKKAPKPFSRSDGGSSTSKKSKASSSSAGSKGSSTEKGSAPKKLPFIGRMPVFKKQQADNAKKEEAAAAAAVATVPTAEESNEAGAVLEQQTEMVSAQLHESMGGGFASDNATEAAAATLAMMQGQEGVYDPQQIAQTAGTDAYQYANLELGETVTPQDMDLVSAEEQMGEAEMVVDQGESNAEDSTTLATDSALQEDPDAYVSADGQVPLPKDFQEALDIIYDGGDKPKRADVIAKEAAAAAAAAAAAAKPPEMVPDPHEQSGAMVPGMVMMMDHDQPHMIVPEAIDMYNQQYALQYGMHPAEYMAAAGAAAVHGMMTMGHGVVPTEMHYVEDESQNQPLDNMMYGAMHAASNAAAMMHHHQQMVAAGALDPNAAAYAMAMAAGGGYTPEMMAMHHQAAGGVTEGQPMMDPSVSAALYATDGSAAQESGTVETTTQETTGQEHAQQQEQKEEHEQGAIQEQEKEQEQSSEQEKELSPEHEHEPEREEVQEDKLEQEYNQEQDRPVENFESESTQQLEDSDTPQDNIVEETDMPSSANEESVEAEQVEQEPVEEGYAYLEHEQQEVEEGYSYPEHEQEAVEEEYTYSEHVQHVVEEAPVSDNDGEACVVMPEGEEEYVEESMQSNDNYEQPASEEPCDAEEEEAEEVEEVVYSNENFDQMGSDENGVAQEQQYEQGGPMQSTQSLLDSMMAAAMGDYIEEEVTEDQSQD